GTATCAAATAGCTGTTGATCGATATCAACCTGATTCTCAGTATTACCCTGGAGTTCTAACCCAATGTGAGCATCACCGTTGTTGAGAAACGTATTGGCAAGTGAACTGTCAATGGCTCCCAGACTTCCAAATGCCAGCGTAACCCCGCCGGTACCACCAATTGTTGTCGTGCCTGTGACTGTACCACCGACCCCACGGCCAGCACCATCATCGCCAGGTAAATCGGGAGCACGCCCTACAAAGGTGTTGCGTGTGATTATCGCTGTGGTTCGAACATCACTGGAACCAAACAAGATTCCATCTGTTCCAAGAGTATTTCGGTTGAAGTTGTTAGAGTCGATTTGACCTAGATCATTTACAGCTGTGGTCGTACCACCTAACGCACTTCCTCCGAGGAACATGCCTGCTTCGGTATTGTTGCTGAAATCGTTATTAGAAATAAACGTTGTTCTAAAGATACCACCAGTATTGTTTGTAACACTCATACCATGTCGGGTATTCCCGGTGAACGTATTACTTCCGATTGAAGGTGAACCGAACGTGGTAAGATCAATGGTTCCCGTTGTGAGACCGAATGCCAAACCGTCCTGAGTATTCCCGGTCGCTGTGTTATTGATAATATTGGCGCGAATGACACCCGAATTTAAGGTGTTCAGGCTTAGTCCATTCTGACCATTGCCATTAAAGACATTCGCCGTCGAATTCGCATTTCCAATATTCAGAGTGATGAGTGAACCCACACCATTAGATGTGATTACAAAACCATCTGTAGTATTTGTGCTCGCATTAATATTTGTCACACCGAGATCGAGAACTCCGTTTCCATTGTTATCTTCACCGGGATCGAGAGTTCCGTTTTGATTCAAGTCCTCAGAAAGAGCTGAAATGCTACCGCCGGCGGTTGCATCAAAGGCAATACCAATGCCTGTGTTACCAGTTGCTGTGATCGAATCAAAGGTAGTGAAAACGACGCTACTGCCGTTAGAGTTCACGTGTAAACCAGTGTTGGGATTGATGTTATTATTAAATGTATTATTGGAGAAGTCAGTCTGAATTGTAGATCCCCCATTGGCGGTAATAATCATACCGGTACCATTGGAATTGGCTGCGTTCCCTGTAATACCGAGAGTTGTAACACCGTCAGCGGCAGTTCCTACTCCATCGATTATACTTCCACCATTGGCAATGATTTCAAAACCAGTTCCTGTGCCTGGGGGGACCACACCAAGGTTGTTTGTTGCTGTGTTACTATGGAATGCAAGTTCAAGTGTACCTATATTTTGAGTAATCCGTGCTCCATGCAAAGAGTTCGCACCATCTCCAGAGAATGTATTCTCCGACAGGATACCAATACCATTGGCATTGTTTATGACATCAACTCCACGATTATAGAGCACAAAAGAGTTGCGGTTGATATTGAATCCACGAGTGCTGGTAGAAATGATACCATCGTTATGTGGTAATCCTGCTGCCCTCTCGCCACTGATATTGAAACCAGAGACTTCCCAGGCACCACCGTTGCCGATCACAACAGCTCCTTCAACCCCGGTCGTATTGCTTAAAGTAGGGCGACTGGCCGCGGAATTAAACCCAGGCAATGTCATGGTTACGATACTTCCATCTGATTGAAGTGTGTTGAAAGTATGAGTTACCGCTTCACTCAAGAGACGTTGTCCCAATCGACCTGCGATACCTCCACCATTATCAAGTAAGGTAATTGCACCATCCAGGTTCGTTGTTGTACCATCCTGAACAAAGATGATGTCTGTCATTGCTGTTGGAGGTGAGGCATTATAAGCGGCCACAGAGCCAAACGGTGTTTCAAAAGTACCATTCCCAGCAGCACCAAAGTCCGGATTGATGTGAGCCACTGTGTAAGGTTGACCATCGTCAGGGTTAATGGCAACTTCGTTTGTAAGCGTACTTTTTACATTCGCTACAACACGGTAGTTACGATTCATTGGTTGATACATACGTTGTCTGCGTGTTTTAGGACGCATCCACTTATTCGATCTACCGTCAGGCATCGTCAAGATCACATTCATCCATGCATTTGATCCAAACACGGAGTCTTTGGCATAGCTGACACTCATCTGCCACCAGTCGTTGATATTTGCTTCTGCACGAAACTTAGCACCAGCCGCACTTTTGTCATGGTCTGAGTCATAATAATACCCGCCAACAAAAGCATCGATTCCGAACTTTCCTAAAACCGGAAGTGGACCACCGATTTCGGCATCAACACCACCATAAGAAGATTCTGTACGAAAATCTCTATATAACATAATTCGATTTGACCGAAAGAACGCTCCCCCCGTCAGATTATTAGAAACGACGATTTGATCGTTATTAATTGGGAAGTAACCGTTAACACGTGTGGTCAGATACTGACCAATGACTTCACCACTTAAACCGAGTTGATGATAATCTTGAACGTGCCCATCATCGTAGTCGTACCAGCCGGCAAAGGTGAAAATCTTATCTACCGTTTCACTATAGCCACGCCAACCAGCTCCCAGGTTAACACCACCAGCTCCTCGGTCAGTTACTAATGCTCTGATATCGAGAAACAGCATGCTTTGATCAGGGTTGATGGTAAATGGTAGTAAAACTCCTAAATTCGAATAACCATCATCATAACCAATTCCACCACCAATCCCTTTATCTAAGCGAAAGAGTGGTTGAAACGGGGTCTCTTGCAGTGGCTGATACCCCATACCACGATCAATGTATTCATCAACGACCATCGT
The Gimesia aquarii DNA segment above includes these coding regions:
- a CDS encoding beta strand repeat-containing protein, which encodes MIKLPVSLACFFLATQCLLASAYADPKQTEDSQSEGRATVGEQEGSAIVGNVSSGAFRHDFIPQNNVQPNHVPGFTTMKDASYKDTPQGYMPYRYPDPQTMVVDEYIDRGMGYQPLQETPFQPLFRLDKGIGGGIGYDDGYSNLGVLLPFTINPDQSMLFLDIRALVTDRGAGGVNLGAGWRGYSETVDKIFTFAGWYDYDDGHVQDYHQLGLSGEVIGQYLTTRVNGYFPINNDQIVVSNNLTGGAFFRSNRIMLYRDFRTESSYGGVDAEIGGPLPVLGKFGIDAFVGGYYYDSDHDKSAAGAKFRAEANINDWWQMSVSYAKDSVFGSNAWMNVILTMPDGRSNKWMRPKTRRQRMYQPMNRNYRVVANVKSTLTNEVAINPDDGQPYTVAHINPDFGAAGNGTFETPFGSVAAYNASPPTAMTDIIFVQDGTTTNLDGAITLLDNGGGIAGRLGQRLLSEAVTHTFNTLQSDGSIVTMTLPGFNSAASRPTLSNTTGVEGAVVIGNGGAWEVSGFNISGERAAGLPHNDGIISTSTRGFNINRNSFVLYNRGVDVINNANGIGILSENTFSGDGANSLHGARITQNIGTLELAFHSNTATNNLGVVPPGTGTGFEIIANGGSIIDGVGTAADGVTTLGITGNAANSNGTGMIITANGGSTIQTDFSNNTFNNNINPNTGLHVNSNGSSVVFTTFDSITATGNTGIGIAFDATAGGSISALSEDLNQNGTLDPGEDNNGNGVLDLGVTNINASTNTTDGFVITSNGVGSLITLNIGNANSTANVFNGNGQNGLSLNTLNSGVIRANIINNTATGNTQDGLAFGLTTGTIDLTTFGSPSIGSNTFTGNTRHGMSVTNNTGGIFRTTFISNNDFSNNTEAGMFLGGSALGGTTTAVNDLGQIDSNNFNRNTLGTDGILFGSSDVRTTAIITRNTFVGRAPDLPGDDGAGRGVGGTVTGTTTIGGTGGVTLAFGSLGAIDSSLANTFLNNGDAHIGLELQGNTENQVDIDQQLFDTTFNTTLSTNFNGEGVGVLMRDTATFTGTIQRNVFQNNVASGLRLDTTGNNLGDFATINDVVIGGTTATFGNIFQNNGGNGIQMARTSDGEINNTLIRFNTLTGNTLDGISLTATSANKVDTYNVNDNIITANTQNGIDLRVEADATLSANMTRNTITGNTQDGIRTTELANSAADLRNITGAWTTNLIANNGADGINLAAASNNLVIGDAADSSLGNIIQDNGQDGIGMTGAGTVTIARNLIASNDVHGIDMDLPGTNTITISNNDITFNEGDGIEFTNALSGSFTLNITGNVIDFNNGRGFDVLARPGSLGSSSTAITFNNNIVNANLEEGVYVVYTASNNQTQTGPATDPLLADGNLFHDVFLRFDMDTNQIIDNGINSGFSSTGLVVRVGTTDARTGSLNNYDDGGFASDGLGNFVRSGVIMSVTNSTLTGNLGDDVFFQSFVSTVDPVNTAGTWGNTVDPTAITALQSDALARLDLDWDNNTIISSGVNNTGAFYNNADTFKSRLNNVASPGPFTSTSRRRNAQRQAARIANLIAPGAGNFLYSGTGASTFRVDSTGDLGIFILDTNPYTTTGDANGVFLPGSIVGELPFGWGQF